A stretch of Planococcus citri chromosome 5, ihPlaCitr1.1, whole genome shotgun sequence DNA encodes these proteins:
- the LOC135846254 gene encoding uncharacterized protein LOC135846254 encodes MATVGVDFEDKYTYAPPFSKLEDMAALAAAMNVWNYYFSHHDWEYCENELKKVNEIINDMKVPNYIRKKITALCETMENQMSSYDTDMMRMCHARRNRYHFFLHGIVWDINGHINDKKTAEKVLQCPERSNDNDKVFEVMAKYCLETHIKDIPMSSLSEKLITLFGGYKGYELTEYWIAWKRREENASGEYDDRFQTLKRRIFHQMKYASFLKWPMCAYEYFWDFLDENEQVLMTRCLIQNDKKYQMFLFSKMSRNQLRRLYLAVPAYIIKNYFRLGDLELAIATWKHARLTIHEGQFKLLMHAILDSEMYLEDNKKQCLIDLWNSAPDNLINYVIDAKNGAITDYFFLETPKSPVSCSSFDFLKAVLLRTTLEFRKQFFLEKGLHLLLNYPHVLFRSFIEDCLDASDQLEMTETLLVTAMESEPTRILRCFRDVLYCSVEEFDAFLKFLTLDPDLQMRVRKRLLRSGVLIGKLIKIDNWVKLCQFIDELYPKDEKEARRQKKKASNSCLRSHFHYWSCFRRNGDDKFTEIDNLLAQFFTPEEMATFKENIMEQFQTACSDTGWNSDDIVVKRVDIPKLTAWCYHDNEERISQFKRSFPIDTAFQLFLREAVERYVNRRDADLSFSSLEHLLWWKFASKKCIKSFKKSQIRCVMRARDVRTYNFCKEWIRRVYLSNVLKKIIAWVFDGNEFQIEKFERLYQEDDKLKIIYWLKVKEDCLRCDIEYYHSSDESD; translated from the coding sequence ATGGCGACTGTTGGTGTTGATTTCGAAGACAAATATACGTATGCtccacctttttcaaaattagaagaCATGGCTGCTCTCGCAGCAGCAATGAATGTGTGGAACTATTATTTTTCTCATCATGACTGGGAGTACTGtgaaaatgaactgaaaaaagtgaatGAAATCATCAATGACATGAAGGTACCAAActacattagaaaaaaaattactgcacTTTGTGAAACTATGGAAAACCAAATGTCCAGTTACGATACTGATATGATGCGGATGTGTCACGCTCGACGAAATAGATACCATTTTTTCCTTCATGGAATTGTTTGGGACATAAATGGCCACATCAACGACAAAAAAACCGCGGAGAAAGTTCTTCAGTGTCCTGAACGATCGAATGATAACGACAAGGTGTTCGAAGTGATGGCCAAATACTGCTTAGAAACCCATATAAAGGATATTCCAATGTCTTCGttgagtgaaaaattgattacgTTGTTTGGTGGTTACAAGGGATATGAATTAACAGAGTATTGGATTGCGTGGAAACGTCGTGAAGAAAATGCTTCAGGCGAGTATGATGATCGTTTTCAGACTCTTAAACGCCGGATATTTCACCAAATGAAATACGCTTCCTTCCTTAAGTGGCCTATGTGTGCGTACGAGTACTTCTGGGATTTCTTGGATGAAAATGAACAAGTGTTGATGACCAGATGTTTgattcaaaatgacaaaaaataccagatgtttctgttttcaaaaatgagcagAAACCAGCTCAGGCGTTTATATTTAGCAGTGCCTGCATACATTATTAAGAATTACTTTCGTTTGGGAGATTTAGAGCTAGCAATAGCGACTTGGAAACACGCTAGGTTAACAATCCATGAGGGGCAATTTAAATTGTTGATGCATGCGATTTTGGACTCAGAAATGTATCTCGAAGATAACAAAAAACAGTGTTTGATCGATTTATGGAACAGTGCTCCTGATAATTTGATCAATTATGTGATAGATGCAAAAAATGGTGCAATTactgactatttttttttggaaaccccAAAATCTCCTGTAAGTTGCtctagttttgattttttaaaagccgTTCTGCTTCGAACAACACTCGAGTTCAGGAagcaattttttctagaaaaaggATTGCATTTGTTATTGAATTATCCTCACGTGTTGTTTCGTTCATTTATCGAAGATTGTTTAGATGCGAGTGATCAGTTGGAAATGACTGAAACATTGCTGGTCACAGCGATGGAATCAGAACCAACCAGAATTCTGCGTTGTTTTCGCGATGTATTGTACTGCAGTGTAGAAGAatttgatgcatttttaaaatttcttactTTAGATCCAGATTTACAGATGCGCGTAAGAAAGCGTTTGTTGAGATCTGGAGTACTTATCGGAAAGCTGATCAAGATTGATAATTGGGTAAAATTATGCCAATTTATTGACGAATTGTATCCCAAAGATGAAAAAGAAGCTCGTCGACAGAAAAAGAAAGCGTCCAATTCATGTTTGCGATCTCACTTCCATTACTGGAGTTGCTTTCGACGTAACGGCGACGATAAGTTTACTGAAATTGATAACCTCTTAGCTCAATTTTTTACCCCTGAAGAAATGGCaactttcaaagaaaatatAATGGAACAATTTCAAACAGCTTGTTCCGATACAGGATGGAATTCTGATGATATAGTTGTGAAAAGAGTCGACATTCCAAAACTCACTGCGTGGTGTTATCACGACAATGAGGAAAGGATTTCGCAATTCAAACGTTCATTTCCGATTGATACAgcgtttcaactttttttacgCGAAGCAGTAGAACGATACGTTAATAGAAGAGACGCCGATCTATCATTTTCCTCATTAGAACATCTTTTATGGTGGAAATTtgcatcaaaaaaatgcataaaatcgttcaaaaagaGCCAAATACGCTGTGTTATGAGAGCACGTGATGTGAGAACatataatttttgtaaagaatGGATCCGGAGGGTGTATCTATCAAACGTACTGAAGAAAATTATAGCGTGGGTTTTCGATGGAAATGagttccaaattgaaaaatttgaacgactCTATCAAGAAGATGATAAGTTGAAGATTATTTACTGGTTAAAAGTGAAAGAAGATTGTCTTCGCTGTGATATAGAGTATTATCATAGTAGTGATGAGTCTGACTaa